A genomic segment from Cygnus atratus isolate AKBS03 ecotype Queensland, Australia chromosome Z, CAtr_DNAZoo_HiC_assembly, whole genome shotgun sequence encodes:
- the C9orf72 gene encoding guanine nucleotide exchange factor C9orf72 homolog isoform X3, with protein sequence MSALCPPPSPAVAKTEIALNGESPLLAATFAYWDNILGPRVRHIWAPKTDQVLLSDGEITFLANHTLNGEILRNAESGAIDVKFFVLAEKRVIIVSLIFDGNWNGDRSTYGLSIILPQSELGFYLPLHRVCVDRLTHIIRKGRIWMHKERQEHFQKIVLEGTERMEDQGQSIIPMLTGEVIPVMELLSSMKSHSVPEEIDISDTVLNDDDIGDSCHEGFLLNAISSHLQTCGCSVVVGSSAEKVNKDATGSFVLPFRQVMYAPYPTTHIDVDVNTVKQMPPCHEHIYNQRRYMRSELTAFWRANSDEEMSQDPIIHTDESFTPDLNVFQDILHRDTLVKAFLDQIFHLKPGMSLRSTFLAQFLLVLHRKALTLIKYIEDDTQKGKKPFKSLRSLKIDLDLTAEGDLNIIMALAEKIKPGLHSFIFGRPFYTSLQERDMLMTF encoded by the exons ATGTCAGCTCTTTGTCCGCCACCATCTCCTGCAGTTGCTAAAACAGAGATCGCTTTGAATGGCGAGTCACCTTTATTAGCTGCCACTTTTGCTTACTGGGACAACATTCTTGGCCCCCGAGTGCGGCATATCTGGGCCCCAAAGACAGACCAGGTACTTCTCAGCGATGGTGAAATAACTTTTCTTGCTAACCACACCCTGAACGGAGAAATACTTCGGAATGCAGAAAGCGGTGCAATAGATGTGAAGTTCTTTGTCTTGGCAGAAAAAAGGGTTATAATTGTGTCTTTAATCTTTGATGGAAACTGGAATGGAGACAGAAGCACGTACGGACTGTCAATTATACTTCCACAAAGTGAACTTGGCTTCTACCTACCTCTTCACAGAGTGTGCGTGGATAGGTTAACACATATTataaggaaaggaagaatatgGATGCATAAG GAGAGGCAAGAACATTTCCAGAAGATTGTCTTGGAAGGCACGGAGAGAATGGAGGATCAG GGCCAAAGCATCATTCCAATGCTGACAGGAGAAGTCATTCCTGTAATGGAGCTCCTTTCATCTATGAAATCACACAGTGTTCCAGAAGAAATAGAT ataaGTGACACGGTGCTAAATGATGATGACATTGGGGATAGTTGCCATGAAGGATTTCTTCTCAA tgcAATTAGTTCACATCTGCAGACCTGTGGTTGTTCTGTAGTTGTAGGAAGCAGTGCAGAAAAAGTTAATAAG GATGCAACAGGAAGCTTTGTGTTGCCATTCCGTCAAGTAATGTATGCTCCATATCCCACAACACATATAGATGTAGATGTCAATACAGTGAAGCAGATGCCCCCGTGTCATGAGCACATCTACAACCAACGACGGTATATGAGGTCCGAGCTGACAGCATTTTGGAGAGCTAattcagatgaagaaatgtCTCAAGATCCTATTATCCACACAGATGAGAGTTTCACACCTGATTT aaatgtcTTTCAAGATATCCTGCATCGAGATACACTAGTAAAAGCCTTTCTGGATCAG ATCTTTCATCTGAAACCTGGCATGTCTCTGAGGAGTACATTCCTTGCACAATTTCTGCTAGTCCTTCATAGAAAAGCCTtaactttaataaaatacatagaGGATGACAC gcaaaaaggaaaaaaaccttttaAGTCTCTTCGTAGCTTAAAGATTGATCTTGACTTAACAGCAGAGGGCGATCTTAACATAATAATGGCTTTGGCTGAGAAGATTAAACCGGGTCTACATTCCTTCATCTTTGGGAGGCCGTTCTACACTAGCTTACAGGAACGTGATATGCTAATGACGTTTTAA
- the C9orf72 gene encoding guanine nucleotide exchange factor C9orf72 homolog isoform X2, which produces MSALCPPPSPAVAKTEIALNGESPLLAATFAYWDNILGPRVRHIWAPKTDQVLLSDGEITFLANHTLNGEILRNAESGAIDVKFFVLAEKRVIIVSLIFDGNWNGDRSTYGLSIILPQSELGFYLPLHRVCVDRLTHIIRKGRIWMHKGQSIIPMLTGEVIPVMELLSSMKSHSVPEEIDISDTVLNDDDIGDSCHEGFLLNAISSHLQTCGCSVVVGSSAEKVNKIVRTLCLFLTPSERKCSRLCRNESSFKYESGLFVQGLLKDATGSFVLPFRQVMYAPYPTTHIDVDVNTVKQMPPCHEHIYNQRRYMRSELTAFWRANSDEEMSQDPIIHTDESFTPDLNVFQDILHRDTLVKAFLDQIFHLKPGMSLRSTFLAQFLLVLHRKALTLIKYIEDDTQKGKKPFKSLRSLKIDLDLTAEGDLNIIMALAEKIKPGLHSFIFGRPFYTSLQERDMLMTF; this is translated from the exons ATGTCAGCTCTTTGTCCGCCACCATCTCCTGCAGTTGCTAAAACAGAGATCGCTTTGAATGGCGAGTCACCTTTATTAGCTGCCACTTTTGCTTACTGGGACAACATTCTTGGCCCCCGAGTGCGGCATATCTGGGCCCCAAAGACAGACCAGGTACTTCTCAGCGATGGTGAAATAACTTTTCTTGCTAACCACACCCTGAACGGAGAAATACTTCGGAATGCAGAAAGCGGTGCAATAGATGTGAAGTTCTTTGTCTTGGCAGAAAAAAGGGTTATAATTGTGTCTTTAATCTTTGATGGAAACTGGAATGGAGACAGAAGCACGTACGGACTGTCAATTATACTTCCACAAAGTGAACTTGGCTTCTACCTACCTCTTCACAGAGTGTGCGTGGATAGGTTAACACATATTataaggaaaggaagaatatgGATGCATAAG GGCCAAAGCATCATTCCAATGCTGACAGGAGAAGTCATTCCTGTAATGGAGCTCCTTTCATCTATGAAATCACACAGTGTTCCAGAAGAAATAGAT ataaGTGACACGGTGCTAAATGATGATGACATTGGGGATAGTTGCCATGAAGGATTTCTTCTCAA tgcAATTAGTTCACATCTGCAGACCTGTGGTTGTTCTGTAGTTGTAGGAAGCAGTGCAGAAAAAGTTAATAAG attGTGAGAACATTGTGTCTGTTTCTTACACCATCAGAGCGGAAGTGTTCCAGACTCTGTAGAAATGAGTCTTCTTTCAAATATGAGTCAGGGCTTTTTGTTCAAGGCTTACTCAAA GATGCAACAGGAAGCTTTGTGTTGCCATTCCGTCAAGTAATGTATGCTCCATATCCCACAACACATATAGATGTAGATGTCAATACAGTGAAGCAGATGCCCCCGTGTCATGAGCACATCTACAACCAACGACGGTATATGAGGTCCGAGCTGACAGCATTTTGGAGAGCTAattcagatgaagaaatgtCTCAAGATCCTATTATCCACACAGATGAGAGTTTCACACCTGATTT aaatgtcTTTCAAGATATCCTGCATCGAGATACACTAGTAAAAGCCTTTCTGGATCAG ATCTTTCATCTGAAACCTGGCATGTCTCTGAGGAGTACATTCCTTGCACAATTTCTGCTAGTCCTTCATAGAAAAGCCTtaactttaataaaatacatagaGGATGACAC gcaaaaaggaaaaaaaccttttaAGTCTCTTCGTAGCTTAAAGATTGATCTTGACTTAACAGCAGAGGGCGATCTTAACATAATAATGGCTTTGGCTGAGAAGATTAAACCGGGTCTACATTCCTTCATCTTTGGGAGGCCGTTCTACACTAGCTTACAGGAACGTGATATGCTAATGACGTTTTAA
- the C9orf72 gene encoding guanine nucleotide exchange factor C9orf72 homolog isoform X1: protein MSALCPPPSPAVAKTEIALNGESPLLAATFAYWDNILGPRVRHIWAPKTDQVLLSDGEITFLANHTLNGEILRNAESGAIDVKFFVLAEKRVIIVSLIFDGNWNGDRSTYGLSIILPQSELGFYLPLHRVCVDRLTHIIRKGRIWMHKERQEHFQKIVLEGTERMEDQGQSIIPMLTGEVIPVMELLSSMKSHSVPEEIDISDTVLNDDDIGDSCHEGFLLNAISSHLQTCGCSVVVGSSAEKVNKIVRTLCLFLTPSERKCSRLCRNESSFKYESGLFVQGLLKDATGSFVLPFRQVMYAPYPTTHIDVDVNTVKQMPPCHEHIYNQRRYMRSELTAFWRANSDEEMSQDPIIHTDESFTPDLNVFQDILHRDTLVKAFLDQIFHLKPGMSLRSTFLAQFLLVLHRKALTLIKYIEDDTQKGKKPFKSLRSLKIDLDLTAEGDLNIIMALAEKIKPGLHSFIFGRPFYTSLQERDMLMTF from the exons ATGTCAGCTCTTTGTCCGCCACCATCTCCTGCAGTTGCTAAAACAGAGATCGCTTTGAATGGCGAGTCACCTTTATTAGCTGCCACTTTTGCTTACTGGGACAACATTCTTGGCCCCCGAGTGCGGCATATCTGGGCCCCAAAGACAGACCAGGTACTTCTCAGCGATGGTGAAATAACTTTTCTTGCTAACCACACCCTGAACGGAGAAATACTTCGGAATGCAGAAAGCGGTGCAATAGATGTGAAGTTCTTTGTCTTGGCAGAAAAAAGGGTTATAATTGTGTCTTTAATCTTTGATGGAAACTGGAATGGAGACAGAAGCACGTACGGACTGTCAATTATACTTCCACAAAGTGAACTTGGCTTCTACCTACCTCTTCACAGAGTGTGCGTGGATAGGTTAACACATATTataaggaaaggaagaatatgGATGCATAAG GAGAGGCAAGAACATTTCCAGAAGATTGTCTTGGAAGGCACGGAGAGAATGGAGGATCAG GGCCAAAGCATCATTCCAATGCTGACAGGAGAAGTCATTCCTGTAATGGAGCTCCTTTCATCTATGAAATCACACAGTGTTCCAGAAGAAATAGAT ataaGTGACACGGTGCTAAATGATGATGACATTGGGGATAGTTGCCATGAAGGATTTCTTCTCAA tgcAATTAGTTCACATCTGCAGACCTGTGGTTGTTCTGTAGTTGTAGGAAGCAGTGCAGAAAAAGTTAATAAG attGTGAGAACATTGTGTCTGTTTCTTACACCATCAGAGCGGAAGTGTTCCAGACTCTGTAGAAATGAGTCTTCTTTCAAATATGAGTCAGGGCTTTTTGTTCAAGGCTTACTCAAA GATGCAACAGGAAGCTTTGTGTTGCCATTCCGTCAAGTAATGTATGCTCCATATCCCACAACACATATAGATGTAGATGTCAATACAGTGAAGCAGATGCCCCCGTGTCATGAGCACATCTACAACCAACGACGGTATATGAGGTCCGAGCTGACAGCATTTTGGAGAGCTAattcagatgaagaaatgtCTCAAGATCCTATTATCCACACAGATGAGAGTTTCACACCTGATTT aaatgtcTTTCAAGATATCCTGCATCGAGATACACTAGTAAAAGCCTTTCTGGATCAG ATCTTTCATCTGAAACCTGGCATGTCTCTGAGGAGTACATTCCTTGCACAATTTCTGCTAGTCCTTCATAGAAAAGCCTtaactttaataaaatacatagaGGATGACAC gcaaaaaggaaaaaaaccttttaAGTCTCTTCGTAGCTTAAAGATTGATCTTGACTTAACAGCAGAGGGCGATCTTAACATAATAATGGCTTTGGCTGAGAAGATTAAACCGGGTCTACATTCCTTCATCTTTGGGAGGCCGTTCTACACTAGCTTACAGGAACGTGATATGCTAATGACGTTTTAA
- the C9orf72 gene encoding guanine nucleotide exchange factor C9orf72 homolog isoform X4 translates to MSALCPPPSPAVAKTEIALNGESPLLAATFAYWDNILGPRVRHIWAPKTDQVLLSDGEITFLANHTLNGEILRNAESGAIDVKFFVLAEKRVIIVSLIFDGNWNGDRSTYGLSIILPQSELGFYLPLHRVCVDRLTHIIRKGRIWMHKGQSIIPMLTGEVIPVMELLSSMKSHSVPEEIDISDTVLNDDDIGDSCHEGFLLNAISSHLQTCGCSVVVGSSAEKVNKDATGSFVLPFRQVMYAPYPTTHIDVDVNTVKQMPPCHEHIYNQRRYMRSELTAFWRANSDEEMSQDPIIHTDESFTPDLNVFQDILHRDTLVKAFLDQIFHLKPGMSLRSTFLAQFLLVLHRKALTLIKYIEDDTQKGKKPFKSLRSLKIDLDLTAEGDLNIIMALAEKIKPGLHSFIFGRPFYTSLQERDMLMTF, encoded by the exons ATGTCAGCTCTTTGTCCGCCACCATCTCCTGCAGTTGCTAAAACAGAGATCGCTTTGAATGGCGAGTCACCTTTATTAGCTGCCACTTTTGCTTACTGGGACAACATTCTTGGCCCCCGAGTGCGGCATATCTGGGCCCCAAAGACAGACCAGGTACTTCTCAGCGATGGTGAAATAACTTTTCTTGCTAACCACACCCTGAACGGAGAAATACTTCGGAATGCAGAAAGCGGTGCAATAGATGTGAAGTTCTTTGTCTTGGCAGAAAAAAGGGTTATAATTGTGTCTTTAATCTTTGATGGAAACTGGAATGGAGACAGAAGCACGTACGGACTGTCAATTATACTTCCACAAAGTGAACTTGGCTTCTACCTACCTCTTCACAGAGTGTGCGTGGATAGGTTAACACATATTataaggaaaggaagaatatgGATGCATAAG GGCCAAAGCATCATTCCAATGCTGACAGGAGAAGTCATTCCTGTAATGGAGCTCCTTTCATCTATGAAATCACACAGTGTTCCAGAAGAAATAGAT ataaGTGACACGGTGCTAAATGATGATGACATTGGGGATAGTTGCCATGAAGGATTTCTTCTCAA tgcAATTAGTTCACATCTGCAGACCTGTGGTTGTTCTGTAGTTGTAGGAAGCAGTGCAGAAAAAGTTAATAAG GATGCAACAGGAAGCTTTGTGTTGCCATTCCGTCAAGTAATGTATGCTCCATATCCCACAACACATATAGATGTAGATGTCAATACAGTGAAGCAGATGCCCCCGTGTCATGAGCACATCTACAACCAACGACGGTATATGAGGTCCGAGCTGACAGCATTTTGGAGAGCTAattcagatgaagaaatgtCTCAAGATCCTATTATCCACACAGATGAGAGTTTCACACCTGATTT aaatgtcTTTCAAGATATCCTGCATCGAGATACACTAGTAAAAGCCTTTCTGGATCAG ATCTTTCATCTGAAACCTGGCATGTCTCTGAGGAGTACATTCCTTGCACAATTTCTGCTAGTCCTTCATAGAAAAGCCTtaactttaataaaatacatagaGGATGACAC gcaaaaaggaaaaaaaccttttaAGTCTCTTCGTAGCTTAAAGATTGATCTTGACTTAACAGCAGAGGGCGATCTTAACATAATAATGGCTTTGGCTGAGAAGATTAAACCGGGTCTACATTCCTTCATCTTTGGGAGGCCGTTCTACACTAGCTTACAGGAACGTGATATGCTAATGACGTTTTAA